In the Candidatus Hydrogenedens sp. genome, one interval contains:
- a CDS encoding (2Fe-2S) ferredoxin domain-containing protein, producing the protein MSNIIRSPEDLNALREKAIKDIEIRNSQKDLVITVHMGTCGIAAGAREVLKNLISELSAIGITNVTVRQSGCAGLCDREPMITVTHKSSGSEYRYGKLNIEKIREIVKRHIAEGKPVMEYLIP; encoded by the coding sequence ATGTCAAATATTATTCGTTCTCCGGAAGACCTTAACGCTTTGCGTGAAAAGGCAATTAAGGACATTGAGATTCGCAATTCTCAAAAGGATTTGGTGATTACAGTTCACATGGGAACATGTGGCATTGCTGCTGGTGCCAGAGAAGTATTGAAAAACCTCATCTCTGAACTTTCAGCCATAGGTATTACAAATGTTACAGTTCGACAATCTGGATGTGCAGGTCTTTGCGACCGTGAACCTATGATTACTGTTACGCATAAGTCCTCAGGTTCTGAATATCGCTATGGTAAATTGAACATAGAAAAGATACGGGAGATTGTGAAACGACATATCGCAGAAGGTAAACCCGTAATGGAATATTTAATTCCATAA